Part of the Novipirellula artificiosorum genome, CTAGCGTCATCCACGTGTGACCCAATTTATCCAATCGTGTGTTGGACGGAATCGAGGAAAAATCGATCGCCTCTTGGTAGAAACTGACGGCGGCATCCAGGTCCCGCGTGGCAACGGCGTGATCACCCGCCAATTCCAAAAGACTGGCGTCCTCGGGCTCGATCATCAAGGCCTTTCGAATCCACTGTTCCGCCGAAGCGACGTCGCCACGGCGCAGCGCCTCGCTTGCCGATCGCTTCATCGCATCACTGCTGAGGATCACTTTGTGCGGCTTGGTGACCGGAGCCGATGCCACCGAAGGCGGCTCCTCCTCGGCACCGTCCCGCTGACAACCCACGATGCACACCACCGCCACGACGTAGCCCAGCAGCAGAAATCGTGTCAGTGCAGCAAACCCAAATCGTGAATTGACCAGGGCGATTTGGGCGCAGCGAGAACAACGCGGGTGTCCGTCCAGCGATTGATCACGCATAAATCCCATGGACCTTCCGCGAATGGAGTCTCGACGTCTTACTCACTTGCTTCTCGATCTTCACTTGACGCGGCCCGGCTGTGGATCGATTTGCGTGGCACTTTCCGGCATCGGCTTTCTCCTGGTTCGAAAACAGGCTATAGCGATCGACAAGGGTTTCCGCGATCACAAGTTCACTCCCCCCGGCAAGCCCTCGGACTGCCTTTTGACGAAACTCTGGGACATCAAGCAGTTGCAACAAGAGCGAAAAAACCAAGGGATCCTTCCCGCTGATCAGTGCATCGATTGCGCTACGTCGCACCGCGAGCTCCACCTCCGCATTGGTTGCAATTTCACGCAGTTTTGGAAAGAGGGATGCGTCGCCAAACTTGACGGTGAGGAATTGTGCTTGGCTGCGCACCGCGGCATCCGTGCTGGCCGCCAACGATTCATAGACCGCCGGCCACTGCGGAGGCATCTTCAAACGGCCTTGTGTTTTGATCGCGGTTGTGATTTCTACGAGCATCCCTTTCTGGGCGTCGAGGTTGTCCACCTCACCCAGCGCAATCAAAAGGGTGTTGATCGCCGTCGGATCGGCAGCGGCGCGTCGATAAATGTACTGACGCACGATCGGAATCTCGGATTGCATGGCCAAAGCCAACGAGCGGGTCGTGTCATCCCGCACCAAAGGTTCCGTCGCGTACCAAAGCATCAGCGGCAGATTGTGGTCCGCCACGTCGACGGCATGACTCAGCAGGTGTTCCAGAATTGTCCAGCGGTCATCGAGCGGTAGACGCTGCAGCAAACTGGCGAGTGCCAAGCGAACGACGGGCGACGGATCGGAAGCAGCCAAGTCGGCAAGCGCATCGAGATCGTCCGCTTTCCCATCGGGTGCATCGAGCTGAACCGCCCATGCCCGCAAGTATTCCGATTCATCCCCTTGTTCTTGGCGAAGACGATCACGATGGACGGGCGATAAAAGACCGCATGCCTGCAAGGTCCAAATCGCTCTCAAACGAAGCGGCACCGCAGCATCGCTAAAGGCGATTTGCTCCAGCGATGCGGTCAACGACGAGCGGTCCTGCAACTTGCTTGATCGCTGTTGCAGAATCTTCCGAGCCATCCGCGCGAACCACTCATGCTTATGCAAATGAAGTGCGACAAGTGAATCGTTCGATTCCTTCGATAGATCGACTGGGCGGGTCTTCGCTTCGCCATAGCTGATCCGATAAACACGACCATTGGTCCGATCCCAACTCTCTTGATCGGCACGGTGACATGCGTTCTTGTCGTACCAATCGATCAGGTAGACCGTGCCGTCCAGAGCGTATTTTAGATTGATGCCACGGAACCATTGGTCATTGGCAAACAGAAAATCGTGGCCGTGCGAAGCGAGATAGCCACTGCCTCTGCGATGAAGGATGTCGTTATTGATCCGATTGCCATGAATATTGTCCATCAAAATGGAACCTCGATACGAATCGGGCCAATTGTCGCCCAAGTAAATCATGGCTCCACAATGAGCATGCCCTCCACCAGCGGCTGCGGTATCGTCATGCCGCGCCGCGTCATTGCGTCCGCCCCACCATGCATGATCGCTAATCTTGCCAACGTAGTGAGCGCTATCCGGCCGATCATCGCCATCTCGATCGGGAAGGAACATCAAGTAAGGAGCGGCACCCACCCAGACGCCACCGAACCCAAGCTCCATGCCGCTGACCAAATTCAATCCTTCGACGAATACCTTGCGAGCATCGAACAAGCCGTCTTGGTCGGTGTCTTCGAGGATTACGATTCGATCTTCGCCCTGGCCTTGGGGAGCCCGAACCGGATACGTGTGGGCCTCGGCAATCCGAAGCCGCCCGCGAGCATCAAAGGCCATTGCGATCGGCTGGTGCACCATCGGTTCCCCAGCAGCCAGTTGTACCTGAAAGCCGTCCGGAACCGTCATCGCTGCCGCGGCGGCTTGGGGCAACAGGCCTGCATTTTCGGGGAGCCCCGCTGACGTTGGCTTGGCAACCGCGTCGGGCTCGATTGCAACGGCCGACAAAAGGGAAAATGCGCCCCAAAAAACGCTGAGAAGAAGCAATCTGACAAGCTGCATGAGTGAGCCTATTCGAAGAAGCGATGAGTCAACCAGCGGGTGCTGGTTGATTATAACTCAACGCATCGCAATCGGCACATTGGCTAGGACAACCAGCTGGGCATCTCACCGACCGCAGGCAAGTCGATCGTTTTGACTCGCGTGACCGCGTCGATGCTCTCGATTTCCGCCAACGCTTCGGCGGGTACCTCACCATCGAGACTCAACACGCCAATCGAAGGCCCACCGGGCGCGTTGCCTTCGCGACCGACAGCCATTTGAGCGATGTTGACCCCATGGCTGCCGAAGATCGTTCCGACGCGGCCGATGATGCCCGGGACGTCGTTGTGGGCGAAAACCAACAGTTTGCCATCCAGAAACGACTCCAGCCGGTATCCATCAAGCATGATCAATCGTGGCATGTTCTGGCCCAACACCGCACCGCCTGCGGTTACCGTTCGACCACCACCGGATACCTTGACCGTGATGCTCGAAGAAAACGCGCCTTTTTCGTGGCGTTTTTCTTCGCTCAACTCGATTCCTCTCTCGCGAACGAGCATTTCCGAATTCACGATGTTCGCATCGTCGACAATTCGCTCAAGCAGACCGGCACAGAGTGCATTGTTCACAACGCGAGTGTCCTTCGACGCGATCTCACCACGATACGTGATCGACACCTGATCGATTCCGCCACCGTGCCATTGGGCCGCCAGCAATCCAATTCGATGAGCCACATTCAAGTAGCCGCGAAGCTCTTCGAGGGTTTTGGGGTCGAGCGAGGCGACATTGACGCTATGGCGAATCTCACCGGTCTTCAAGTACTTGATCAACAAGTGGATGCCTTCGACCGCAACCTGAGTTTGCGCTTCCTCGGTACTCGCACCGAGGTGCGGGGTGCAGACGACATTGGGCATGCCGAAGAGTGGATTGTCGGTGCAGGGTTCCTTCTCGTAGACATCCAGCGCCACGCCTCCAAGTTTTCCACTGTTCAGTCCTTCGACGAGAGCATTGATGTCGTAGATGCCACCGCGAGCGGCGTTGACCACGCGAAGTCCTGGTTTGACCTTTTCGAGTTGGGCGTGACCGATCAACCCTTTGGTTTCAGGCGTCAGCGGTGTGTGAACGGTCAGGTAGTCGATTTGTGGCAACATCTCATCGACCGTCGCGACTCGATTGACCCCAATCGCAGCTGCCTGTTCATCGGTCAAGAACGGGTCGAACGCGATGACATTCATCTCGAACGCGATCGCCCGCGATGCGATTTCGCGGCCGATTCGTCCCATACCGACGATGCCCAGCGTCTTGCCGGCGACTTGTTTGCCCATGAACTTTTTGCGGTCCCAACGTCCTTCGACCAGACTCTGGCTTGCTGCGGGGATGTTACGGCTGAGCGCTAACATCAAAGCAAAGGCATGTTCGGCCGTGCTGACCGTGTTTCCAGCCGGCGTGTTCATCACGACGATGCCACGACGAGTCGAAGCGGCTTTGTCAATGTTGTCCGTTCCCACTCCGGCGCGAACCAGCGCACGCATGCGGGTGTTACCTTCAAGAGATTCGGCGGTGATCTTTACGCCGCTACGTAAAATGGCGCCATCGAATTCGTTCAACGCCGAACGAAGGGCTTCGCCCGACAATCCGGTACGAACTTCGTATTCGATGTTCGCTTCCGCTTCGAGGATGTCGATGCCTTCTTGGGCGATGTCGTCAAGAACAAGGATACGGTGCATGGTTTCGGTTTGGATAGAAATGACGGTGGATGTTGAAAGGCCTGCCCCTCGGGGCAATGCGAAAAAAATCATTGCTGCAAATGTTCGTCGTCAGCAATCAAGAACTAACCGTTCTTGCTGGCAAAATCGGTCATAAAACTCGCCAAGGCTTCGACCCCCTCACGAGGCATTGCGTTATAGATGCTGGCACGAATACCACCGATGCTGCGGTGGCCTTTTAGCGAAGCCAACTCGTTCGCCGCGGCTTCCTTCACGAATTTGCCAAGCAACTCATCGCTCGGCAAATTAAACGTCACATTCATCTTCGACCGATACTCCGCTTTGGCGTGGCCTAAGTAGAACTCGCGATGGGAATCGATCACATCGTACAACCTTTTGGCTTTCTGCTCGTTGATCTTCTGCATCGCTTCGAGCCCACCGATGTCATCGGCCAACCAACGGGCAACTTTGCCGAGTGCCCACACGGCGAAGGTCGGTGGCGTGTTCCACATCGAATCGTTGTCGGCATGGTTCTTATAGGTCATGTAGCCCGCCAAATCGGCCGGCGCATGATCCAACAGGTCGCGGCGAATGATCACCACCGTCACTCCCGCAGGTCCAGCGTTCTTTTGAGCACAAGCGTACAAGATGCCGTACTTGTTGATTTCAAGCGGCCGCGACAGCAGATCGCTGGATGCGTCACAGACCAAGGGTACGCCTGCCGGACAGGCGGGTTCTTCACCGAACTGGACCCCTTGGATCGTTTCGTTGCTGCAGTGATAGAGATACGCCGCATCCTCGCGAACCTTGTAATCACTTGGACTTGGTACGTGATCGTAATTCGAATCCTTCGCATCGTAGATCACTTCAACGTTGCCTTCTTTCTTGGCTTCGCCAAGCGCCTTCTTGGCCCATGATCCGGTAACGAGGTATTGAGCGGTCTTGCCATTGCCGCGGATCAGGTTGGCCGGAATCATCGAGAACTGCAAAGCGGCGCCGCCTTGCAGAAAAAGCACCGCATAATCGTCACTGATGCCATACAGAGCTCGAATCGTGCCTTCCGCATCGTGTAAAATATCGGTGAACACTTGACCGCGGTGACTCAGTTCCATTAGCGAGGCACCGGCACCGGGCAAGCAGAGCAATTCTTCCTGCAACTGTTTCAGTACCGGAGCGGGCATCGCAGCTGGGCCAGCCGAGAAATTAAAGACGCGGCCGGTGATTGCATTGGAATCGGTCGCTGTAGCATTCATCGTTTGCGTGCTTTCCTTCGTAAGTTTTCGCCCAGCCAAACGGGAAAACGATCGGCGGAGCGCTGGAATGTGAGAGATGGATGAAGAGGATTCTATGCTTCGGGGATTAAGTACGAAAGGTTGCCTGAAATGAATCGTTCTTGGCAAAACGGATCACTTGCAGACCGAACCATTGCAATGGCCGCCAAACTGCTGGAAAAAGCGATTCAGCTCCAGACCCCCCAAGAGCGGAGGCAACAGTCGGAATTCGACCGGATGGTCAGTAATCCGGAAGATAAGGCGACGCTCGTCGAAATGACCGACCAGGCCTTCCGCACCCACTCGCCCGCCCGCGTCGCCGACCAATTGACCCACTTATTGGACGTCCAAGGCATCCCCCGATTTTTTAGTCCCATCGAACAAGCGATGTTGCGCGGATTCCAATCGTTCGGCGAATACTTGCCGGGCGTGGCGGTACCAATGGTCAAAGAGAAGATGCGGCGAGAAACGGCGAACGTCATCCTGCCGGCCGAACCCGACCTGCTCGCCGAACACCTGCAAGCCCGTCAAAGCCACGGTGTTCAAATGAACGTCAACCTGCTCGGTGAAGCCATCTTGGGCGAAGCCGAAGCGAGGCGACGGATCGAGCAGTGCTACAAAGCACTG contains:
- a CDS encoding DUF7133 domain-containing protein — encoded protein: MQLVRLLLLSVFWGAFSLLSAVAIEPDAVAKPTSAGLPENAGLLPQAAAAAMTVPDGFQVQLAAGEPMVHQPIAMAFDARGRLRIAEAHTYPVRAPQGQGEDRIVILEDTDQDGLFDARKVFVEGLNLVSGMELGFGGVWVGAAPYLMFLPDRDGDDRPDSAHYVGKISDHAWWGGRNDAARHDDTAAAGGGHAHCGAMIYLGDNWPDSYRGSILMDNIHGNRINNDILHRRGSGYLASHGHDFLFANDQWFRGINLKYALDGTVYLIDWYDKNACHRADQESWDRTNGRVYRISYGEAKTRPVDLSKESNDSLVALHLHKHEWFARMARKILQQRSSKLQDRSSLTASLEQIAFSDAAVPLRLRAIWTLQACGLLSPVHRDRLRQEQGDESEYLRAWAVQLDAPDGKADDLDALADLAASDPSPVVRLALASLLQRLPLDDRWTILEHLLSHAVDVADHNLPLMLWYATEPLVRDDTTRSLALAMQSEIPIVRQYIYRRAAADPTAINTLLIALGEVDNLDAQKGMLVEITTAIKTQGRLKMPPQWPAVYESLAASTDAAVRSQAQFLTVKFGDASLFPKLREIATNAEVELAVRRSAIDALISGKDPLVFSLLLQLLDVPEFRQKAVRGLAGGSELVIAETLVDRYSLFSNQEKADAGKCHANRSTAGPRQVKIEKQVSKTSRLHSRKVHGIYA
- the serA gene encoding phosphoglycerate dehydrogenase — its product is MHRILVLDDIAQEGIDILEAEANIEYEVRTGLSGEALRSALNEFDGAILRSGVKITAESLEGNTRMRALVRAGVGTDNIDKAASTRRGIVVMNTPAGNTVSTAEHAFALMLALSRNIPAASQSLVEGRWDRKKFMGKQVAGKTLGIVGMGRIGREIASRAIAFEMNVIAFDPFLTDEQAAAIGVNRVATVDEMLPQIDYLTVHTPLTPETKGLIGHAQLEKVKPGLRVVNAARGGIYDINALVEGLNSGKLGGVALDVYEKEPCTDNPLFGMPNVVCTPHLGASTEEAQTQVAVEGIHLLIKYLKTGEIRHSVNVASLDPKTLEELRGYLNVAHRIGLLAAQWHGGGIDQVSITYRGEIASKDTRVVNNALCAGLLERIVDDANIVNSEMLVRERGIELSEEKRHEKGAFSSSITVKVSGGGRTVTAGGAVLGQNMPRLIMLDGYRLESFLDGKLLVFAHNDVPGIIGRVGTIFGSHGVNIAQMAVGREGNAPGGPSIGVLSLDGEVPAEALAEIESIDAVTRVKTIDLPAVGEMPSWLS
- the serC gene encoding 3-phosphoserine/phosphohydroxythreonine transaminase → MNATATDSNAITGRVFNFSAGPAAMPAPVLKQLQEELLCLPGAGASLMELSHRGQVFTDILHDAEGTIRALYGISDDYAVLFLQGGAALQFSMIPANLIRGNGKTAQYLVTGSWAKKALGEAKKEGNVEVIYDAKDSNYDHVPSPSDYKVREDAAYLYHCSNETIQGVQFGEEPACPAGVPLVCDASSDLLSRPLEINKYGILYACAQKNAGPAGVTVVIIRRDLLDHAPADLAGYMTYKNHADNDSMWNTPPTFAVWALGKVARWLADDIGGLEAMQKINEQKAKRLYDVIDSHREFYLGHAKAEYRSKMNVTFNLPSDELLGKFVKEAAANELASLKGHRSIGGIRASIYNAMPREGVEALASFMTDFASKNG